One Prunus dulcis chromosome 8, ALMONDv2, whole genome shotgun sequence DNA window includes the following coding sequences:
- the LOC117612182 gene encoding E3 ubiquitin-protein ligase CHIP, giving the protein MGPSHAFSTAEKLRKAGNSYFKKGRFNAAMEAYTEAITLCPDIPVYYTNRALCHLKRNDWTRVEEDSRKAIQLEQNSVKAHYMLGLALLQKQEYADGVKELERALDLGRGANPKGYMVEEIWQELAKAKYMEWEDLSSTRSWELQNLKEACENALKEKHDAFEMEGFLDEAGPTHMKQLEALGRVFEKAAEADTPSEVPDYLCCKITLDIFRDPVITPSGVTYERSVILNHLEKVGNFDPITREPLDQSQLISNLAIKEAVEAYLQQHGWAYRTE; this is encoded by the exons atgggGCCGAGTCACGCATTTTCTACGGCGGAGAAACTCAGGAAAGCCGGCAACTCTTACTTCAAGAAAGGGCGCTTCAATGCCGCCATGGAGGCATATACTGAG GCGATAACTCTGTGCCCTGATATTCCTGTTTATTATACGAATCGCGCCCTTTGCCATCTGAAGCGTAA TGATTGGACGAGAGTGGAAGAAGATTCTCGGAAAGCTATTCAGCTTGAACAAAACTCAGTTAAG GCTCACTATATGTTGGGGCTTGCATTACTACAGAAGCAAGAGTATGCTGATGGAGTTAAGGAATTGGAAAGG GCTTTGGATCTTGGGAGGGGCGCCAATCCCAAGGGTTATATGGTAGAAGAGATCTGGCAGGAGCTTGCAAAAGCAAAGTACATGGAGTGGGAGGATTTATCAAGCACACGTTCATGGGAATTGCAAAACTTGAA AGAAGCTTGTGAGAATGCTCTCAAAGAGAAACATGACGCTTTTGAAATGGAAGGGTTTTTGGATGAAGCTGGTCCTACTCATATGAAACAGTTAGAGGCTTTAGGAAGAGTGTTTGAGAAAGCTGCAGAAGCTGACACACCAAGCGAG GTGCCGGATTACCTCTGTTGTAAAATCACTCTCGACATATTTCGTGATCCTGTGATTACTCCTAGTGGGGTTACATATGAGAGATCAGTGATCCTTAACCATCTTGAGAAG GTGGGTAACTTCGATCCAATCACGCGTGAGCCACTTGATCAATCACAGTTAATATCAAACTTAGCCATAAAAGAAGCAGTCGAAGCATATTTGCAACAACATGGTTGGGCTTACAGAACAGAgtga